Proteins from one Streptomyces roseifaciens genomic window:
- a CDS encoding dihydrodipicolinate synthase family protein — protein MGLPVPLSGVVPPLCTPLTPSGEVDTRSLGSLVEHVLAAGVHAVFVLGSSGETAYLDDARRCTALRAAVDAVAGRVPVLAGVVDMTTARVLDHARAAAALGADALVATAPFYTATHPAEVRDHFRRIRAGAGLPLVAYDIPPSVPTRLDAGILLPLAEDGTLAGLKDSSGDAGGLRRLLVELRRRGLDDSFAVLTGSELAVDGALLAGAHGVVPGLGNVDPAGYVRLYEHARAGRWAEAAAEQDRLAALFALIGTGDLTGMSWSASALGGFKAALHLLGVIDCPATAAPQRPLPGAAVDAVRHHLAEAGLL, from the coding sequence ATGGGTCTGCCCGTTCCCCTGTCCGGAGTCGTTCCGCCGCTCTGCACGCCGCTCACCCCGTCCGGCGAGGTCGACACCCGCTCGCTCGGCTCGCTCGTGGAGCACGTGCTCGCAGCCGGTGTCCACGCGGTCTTCGTGCTCGGATCCAGCGGGGAGACGGCCTACCTGGACGACGCCCGGCGCTGCACCGCGCTGCGGGCCGCCGTCGACGCCGTCGCCGGGCGGGTGCCGGTGCTCGCCGGGGTGGTCGACATGACCACCGCCCGCGTCCTGGACCACGCCCGGGCCGCCGCCGCGCTCGGCGCGGACGCGCTCGTCGCCACCGCTCCCTTCTACACCGCCACCCACCCGGCAGAGGTCCGTGACCACTTCCGCCGCATCCGGGCCGGCGCCGGGCTTCCCCTCGTCGCGTACGACATCCCCCCGTCCGTCCCCACCAGGCTGGACGCCGGGATCCTCCTGCCCCTCGCCGAGGACGGGACGCTGGCCGGGCTCAAGGACAGCAGCGGCGATGCCGGCGGGCTGCGCCGGCTCCTCGTCGAACTGCGGCGGCGCGGCCTCGATGACTCGTTCGCCGTGCTGACCGGGTCCGAACTGGCGGTCGACGGGGCCCTGCTGGCGGGGGCGCACGGCGTCGTCCCGGGGCTGGGCAACGTGGACCCGGCCGGGTACGTACGGCTGTACGAGCACGCCCGTGCGGGCCGCTGGGCCGAGGCGGCCGCCGAACAGGACCGGCTCGCGGCCCTGTTCGCGCTCATCGGGACGGGCGACCTCACCGGCATGAGCTGGAGCGCGTCCGCACTGGGCGGCTTCAAGGCGGCCCTGCACCTCCTGGGGGTCATCGACTGCCCGGCGACGGCCGCCCCGCAGCGCCCCCTGCCCGGCGCGGCCGTGGACGCCGTGCGGCACCACCTGGCGGAGGCCGGGCTGCTGTGA
- a CDS encoding WD40/YVTN/BNR-like repeat-containing protein, with translation MRRTGKTLRRLCGLTGALTGAVLALAVTTAPARAGSGGAGPAWEGRGAGPAWESRDAGTDARFRGLAAVSRSTAWAAGTKGTVLLTRDGGRSWRNVSPPGADALEFRDVEAFDGRRAVVLAIGEGEASRVFRTDDGGSTWTETFRNTDPKAFYDCLTFFDPRHGIALGDPVDGRFRILATGDGGRSWRVLPARGMPAALPGEAAFAASGQCVVSSGRHDAWIATGGAASSRVLHSADRGRTWTVAGTPVPAGDSARGVFGLAFRDRTHGLAVGGDYRTGQSSERAAAVSGDGGTTWTTASRPPGSYRSGVAWLPHSRTTALAVGPAGSDLTTDGGRTWRAFDTGSYDTVDCAPDGGCWAAGEKGRLARLSGR, from the coding sequence ATGAGACGGACGGGGAAGACGTTACGCAGACTGTGCGGACTGACGGGGGCGCTCACCGGCGCCGTGCTCGCGCTGGCGGTGACCACCGCACCGGCCCGTGCCGGGAGCGGGGGCGCAGGCCCGGCATGGGAGGGCAGGGGCGCCGGCCCGGCGTGGGAGAGCAGGGACGCCGGCACCGACGCCCGCTTCCGGGGGCTCGCGGCCGTCAGCCGCTCCACGGCGTGGGCCGCCGGCACGAAGGGGACGGTCCTGCTCACCCGCGACGGCGGGCGCAGCTGGCGGAACGTCTCGCCGCCCGGCGCCGACGCGCTCGAATTCCGCGACGTGGAGGCGTTCGACGGCCGCCGCGCCGTCGTGCTGGCCATCGGCGAGGGCGAGGCGTCCAGGGTCTTCCGCACGGACGACGGCGGCAGCACCTGGACGGAGACCTTCCGCAACACCGACCCGAAGGCGTTCTACGACTGCCTGACCTTCTTCGACCCGCGCCACGGCATCGCCCTCGGCGACCCCGTGGACGGCAGGTTCCGCATCCTCGCCACCGGCGACGGCGGCCGCAGCTGGCGCGTCCTGCCCGCCCGCGGCATGCCGGCCGCCCTCCCCGGCGAGGCCGCGTTCGCGGCGAGCGGCCAGTGCGTGGTGAGCTCCGGCCGGCACGACGCCTGGATCGCCACCGGCGGCGCCGCGTCCTCCCGCGTCCTGCACTCCGCCGACCGCGGCCGCACCTGGACCGTCGCGGGCACGCCCGTCCCCGCAGGCGACTCCGCGCGCGGCGTCTTCGGCCTCGCCTTCCGCGACCGGACGCACGGTCTGGCCGTCGGCGGTGACTACCGCACCGGGCAGTCCTCGGAGCGGGCCGCGGCCGTCAGCGGCGACGGCGGCACGACCTGGACGACCGCCTCCCGCCCGCCCGGCTCCTACCGTTCCGGCGTCGCCTGGCTGCCGCACAGCCGCACCACGGCGCTCGCGGTCGGCCCGGCCGGCAGCGACCTCACCACGGACGGCGGCCGCACCTGGCGCGCCTTCGACACCGGCTCGTACGACACGGTGGACTGCGCGCCGGACGGCGGCTGCTGGGCGGCGGGGGAGAAGGGGCGTCTCGCCCGGCTCAGCGGCCGGTAG
- a CDS encoding YciI family protein: protein MFVLELTYIAPIERIDAALAEHVAWLDAHYASGVFIASGRKVPRDGGVILAVGEDRAKIEEITRSDPFSVAGVCEYSITEFIPTKTAPALESYRQELPS from the coding sequence ATGTTCGTACTGGAGCTGACCTACATCGCGCCGATCGAGCGCATCGACGCCGCCCTCGCCGAGCACGTCGCCTGGCTGGACGCGCACTACGCGTCCGGCGTCTTCATCGCCTCCGGCCGGAAGGTGCCCCGGGACGGCGGTGTCATCCTCGCCGTCGGGGAGGACCGGGCGAAGATCGAGGAGATCACGCGGAGCGACCCGTTCAGCGTGGCGGGGGTGTGCGAGTACTCCATCACCGAGTTCATCCCGACGAAGACGGCCCCCGCCCTGGAGTCCTACCGGCAGGAACTGCCGTCCTGA
- a CDS encoding acetyl-CoA C-acetyltransferase, with protein sequence MSSTEAYVYDAIRTPRGRGKANGALHGTKPVDLVVGLIHELRRRLPGLDPAAVDDIVLGVVSPLGDQGSDIARIAAIAAGLPDTVAGVQENRFCASGLEAVNLAAAKVRSGWEDLVLAGGVESMSRVPMGSDGGAWFADPMTNFDVNFVPQGIGADLIATLGGFTRRDVDTFAARSQENAVAAWKDGRFDRSVIPVRDRNGLVVLDRDEHPRPGTTVETLAGLKPSFAAIGEAGGFDAVALQQYHWVEKIDHVHHAGNSSGIVDGASLVAIGNRGTGERYGLTPRARIVSAAVSGSDPTIMLTGPAPASRKALAKAGLTIGDIDLIEVNEAFSAVVLHFAREMGIGLDKINVNGGAIALGHPLGATGAMLLGTVIDELERQDKQYGLVTLCVGGGMGIATVVERV encoded by the coding sequence TTGAGCAGCACCGAAGCGTACGTATACGACGCGATCCGCACCCCGCGCGGCCGCGGCAAGGCCAACGGCGCCCTGCACGGCACCAAGCCCGTCGACCTCGTCGTCGGCCTCATCCACGAGCTGCGCCGCCGCCTGCCCGGCCTGGACCCGGCCGCCGTCGACGACATCGTGCTCGGCGTCGTGAGCCCCCTGGGCGACCAGGGCTCCGACATCGCCCGGATCGCGGCGATCGCCGCCGGCCTGCCCGACACCGTCGCCGGCGTCCAGGAGAACCGCTTCTGTGCCTCGGGCCTGGAGGCCGTCAACCTCGCCGCGGCCAAGGTCCGCTCGGGCTGGGAGGACCTCGTCCTCGCCGGCGGCGTGGAGTCGATGTCGCGGGTGCCGATGGGCTCCGACGGCGGCGCCTGGTTCGCCGACCCCATGACCAACTTCGACGTCAACTTCGTGCCCCAGGGCATCGGCGCCGACCTGATCGCGACCCTCGGCGGCTTCACCCGGCGGGACGTGGACACCTTCGCCGCCCGCTCGCAGGAGAACGCCGTCGCCGCGTGGAAGGACGGCCGCTTCGACCGCTCCGTGATCCCCGTGCGCGACCGCAACGGCCTCGTCGTCCTCGACCGGGACGAGCACCCCCGCCCCGGCACCACCGTCGAGACCCTGGCCGGGCTCAAGCCCTCCTTCGCCGCGATCGGCGAGGCCGGCGGCTTCGACGCCGTGGCCCTGCAGCAGTACCACTGGGTCGAGAAGATCGATCACGTCCACCACGCCGGCAACTCCTCCGGCATCGTCGACGGCGCCTCCCTCGTCGCCATCGGCAACCGCGGCACCGGCGAGCGCTACGGGCTGACGCCGCGGGCCCGGATCGTATCCGCCGCCGTCTCGGGCTCCGACCCCACCATCATGCTCACCGGCCCCGCCCCCGCCTCCCGCAAGGCGCTCGCCAAGGCCGGCCTGACCATCGGCGACATCGACCTGATCGAGGTCAACGAGGCCTTCTCCGCCGTGGTGCTGCACTTCGCCCGCGAGATGGGCATCGGTCTCGACAAGATCAACGTCAACGGCGGCGCCATCGCCCTCGGCCACCCGCTCGGCGCCACCGGCGCCATGCTGCTGGGCACCGTCATCGACGAACTCGAACGGCAGGACAAGCAGTACGGCCTGGTCACCCTCTGCGTGGGCGGCGGCATGGGCATCGCCACCGTCGTCGAGCGCGTCTAG
- a CDS encoding MmcQ/YjbR family DNA-binding protein produces the protein MTLSAPLKARAKVREFALSLPGTVEEFPWEEDAVVKVNKKIFVFLGSEGNTETPGISVKLKDEEVHGHAMAVPGAAPTSYGLGRHGWVSVPLTGESAPAEVLCDWVEESYRTIAPKRLVAELDAG, from the coding sequence ATGACCTTGTCCGCCCCTCTCAAGGCCCGCGCGAAGGTGCGGGAATTCGCGCTCTCGCTGCCCGGCACCGTCGAGGAGTTCCCCTGGGAGGAGGACGCTGTCGTCAAGGTCAACAAGAAGATCTTCGTCTTCCTCGGCTCCGAGGGGAACACCGAGACGCCCGGCATCTCGGTCAAGCTCAAGGACGAGGAGGTGCACGGCCACGCCATGGCCGTCCCCGGCGCGGCGCCCACGTCCTACGGCCTCGGCAGACACGGCTGGGTGTCGGTCCCGCTCACCGGGGAGAGCGCCCCGGCGGAGGTGCTGTGCGACTGGGTGGAGGAGAGCTACCGGACCATCGCCCCCAAGCGCCTCGTCGCCGAGCTCGACGCGGGCTGA
- a CDS encoding CaiB/BaiF CoA transferase family protein, translating into MTGTAGGPLDGVRVVELAGIGPGPFAAMLLADLGADVVRIDRPGGPGLHIAPSRDVTNRNKRSVTADLKTAEGRRAVLDLAARADVLIEGYRPGVAERLGVGPDACLARNPRLVYGRMTGWGQHGPLADTAGHDIAYIAVTGALGLSGPADGPPAFPANLLGDFGGGALYLVVGVLAALHHARAAGTGQVVDAAIVDGTAHLTALLHGMLAAGAWQDRREANFFDGGSPFYGTYEAADGGHMAVGALEQRFYTEFMDLLGLAELAPARDDPSRWGELRAAVAARFRTRTRAEWTAVFDGSDACVAPVLSLREAPGHPHLAARGTFVEHAGLTQPAPAPRFSATPGSVRRPPARPGADTAEVARDWDVPSLESLQKGPQS; encoded by the coding sequence ATGACCGGGACAGCCGGCGGTCCGCTCGACGGCGTGCGCGTCGTCGAGCTCGCGGGAATCGGGCCCGGCCCGTTCGCCGCCATGCTCCTGGCCGACCTCGGGGCCGACGTCGTCCGCATCGACCGTCCCGGCGGCCCCGGCCTGCACATCGCCCCGTCCCGCGACGTCACCAACCGCAACAAGCGCTCGGTGACGGCCGACCTCAAGACCGCCGAAGGCCGCCGCGCGGTCCTCGACCTCGCCGCCCGGGCCGACGTGCTGATCGAGGGCTACCGGCCCGGCGTCGCCGAGCGGCTCGGCGTAGGCCCCGACGCCTGCCTCGCCCGCAACCCCCGCCTGGTCTACGGGCGGATGACCGGCTGGGGCCAGCACGGCCCCCTCGCCGACACCGCCGGCCACGACATCGCCTACATCGCCGTCACCGGCGCCCTCGGCCTGTCCGGCCCGGCCGACGGGCCTCCCGCCTTCCCCGCCAACCTCCTCGGCGACTTCGGCGGCGGCGCGCTCTACCTGGTCGTCGGCGTCCTCGCCGCCCTCCACCACGCCCGCGCCGCCGGCACCGGGCAGGTCGTCGACGCGGCCATCGTCGACGGCACCGCCCACCTCACCGCGCTCCTCCACGGCATGCTCGCCGCCGGCGCCTGGCAGGACCGGCGCGAGGCCAACTTCTTCGACGGCGGATCGCCCTTCTACGGCACGTACGAGGCGGCCGACGGCGGCCACATGGCGGTCGGCGCCCTCGAACAGCGCTTCTACACGGAGTTCATGGACCTCCTCGGCCTCGCCGAGCTCGCGCCCGCCCGCGACGACCCGTCCCGCTGGGGCGAGCTGCGCGCCGCCGTCGCCGCCCGCTTCCGCACGCGCACCCGCGCCGAGTGGACGGCCGTCTTCGACGGCTCCGACGCCTGCGTCGCCCCCGTGCTCTCCCTGCGCGAGGCCCCCGGCCACCCGCACCTCGCCGCCCGCGGCACCTTCGTCGAGCACGCCGGCCTCACCCAGCCCGCCCCCGCCCCGCGCTTCTCCGCCACCCCCGGCTCCGTCCGCCGCCCGCCCGCGCGGCCCGGCGCGGACACCGCCGAGGTGGCGCGGGACTGGGACGTCCCCAGCCTCGAGTCGCTCCAGAAGGGCCCGCAGTCATGA
- a CDS encoding acyl-CoA dehydrogenase family protein, producing the protein MKRQIFTAEHEAFRETVRTFLTKEVAPHYEQWERDGIVSREAWRAAGRQGLLGLAVPEEYGGGGTDDFRYSAVLTEEFTRAGAAGLAIGLHNDIVGPYLTGLATAEQKRRWLPGFCSGEIITAVAMTEPGAGSDLQGIRTAAEDRGDHWLLNGSKTFISNGILADLVVVVARTTPEGGAKGLSLLVVERGTAGFERGRNLDKIGQKAQDTAELFFHDVRVPKENLLGELNGGFVHLMTNLAQERMNIAVAGIAAAEHLLELTTDYVKEREAFGRPLAKLQHIRFEIAEMATECAVTRTFLDRCIAEHTAGTLDAVHASMAKWWATELQKRVADRCLQLHGGYGYMTEYRVAKAFTDGRIQTIYGGTTEIMKEIIGRSLLS; encoded by the coding sequence ATGAAGCGCCAGATCTTCACCGCCGAGCACGAAGCCTTCCGCGAGACCGTACGGACCTTCCTCACCAAGGAGGTCGCCCCGCACTACGAGCAGTGGGAGCGCGACGGCATCGTCTCGCGCGAGGCCTGGCGGGCGGCCGGGCGCCAGGGCCTGCTCGGGCTCGCCGTGCCCGAGGAGTACGGCGGCGGGGGCACCGACGACTTCCGCTACAGCGCCGTGCTCACCGAGGAGTTCACCCGCGCGGGGGCGGCCGGCCTCGCGATCGGGCTGCACAACGACATCGTCGGGCCGTATCTGACGGGCCTCGCCACCGCGGAGCAGAAGCGGCGCTGGCTGCCCGGCTTCTGCTCGGGCGAGATCATCACCGCCGTCGCGATGACGGAGCCGGGCGCCGGCTCCGACCTGCAGGGCATCCGCACCGCCGCCGAGGACCGCGGCGACCACTGGCTGCTCAACGGCTCCAAGACCTTCATCTCCAACGGCATCCTCGCCGACCTCGTGGTCGTCGTGGCGCGCACGACGCCCGAGGGCGGGGCCAAGGGCCTGAGCCTGCTCGTCGTCGAGCGCGGCACGGCCGGCTTCGAGCGCGGCCGCAACCTCGACAAGATCGGGCAGAAGGCGCAGGACACCGCCGAGCTGTTCTTCCACGACGTGCGCGTGCCCAAGGAGAACCTGCTGGGCGAGCTCAACGGCGGGTTCGTCCACCTGATGACGAACCTCGCCCAGGAGCGGATGAACATCGCCGTCGCCGGGATCGCCGCCGCCGAGCACCTGCTGGAGCTCACCACGGACTACGTCAAGGAGCGCGAGGCCTTCGGCCGTCCGCTCGCCAAGCTGCAGCACATCCGCTTCGAGATCGCCGAGATGGCCACCGAGTGCGCCGTCACCCGCACCTTCCTGGACCGCTGCATCGCCGAGCACACCGCGGGCACGCTCGACGCCGTGCACGCCTCCATGGCCAAGTGGTGGGCGACCGAGCTGCAGAAGCGCGTCGCCGACCGCTGCCTGCAGCTGCACGGCGGGTACGGATACATGACGGAGTACCGGGTCGCCAAGGCGTTCACCGACGGCCGGATCCAGACGATCTACGGCGGCACCACCGAGATCATGAAGGAGATCATCGGCCGTTCCCTGCTCTCCTGA
- a CDS encoding endonuclease V, which translates to MAEVTDVPPGWPTTEAEATALQDDLRGRAVLDEPGPPPGEPLVAVGVDVAYDDERDVVVAAAVALDTATMNVVEEATAVGRVAFPYVPGLLAFREIPTVLAALERLRVTPGLVVCDGYGLAHPRRFGLASHLGVVTGLPTIGVAKNPFTFRYDAPGPHRGDTSPLLDGDEEVGRALRTQSGVKPVFVSVGHRTGLDNATAHTLALAPAFRLPETTRAADSLCRRALKGLVAG; encoded by the coding sequence ATGGCAGAGGTAACCGACGTACCGCCCGGGTGGCCCACGACCGAGGCGGAAGCGACCGCCCTCCAGGACGACTTGCGGGGCCGCGCCGTCCTGGACGAACCTGGGCCCCCGCCCGGCGAGCCGCTCGTGGCCGTCGGCGTCGACGTGGCCTACGACGACGAGCGGGACGTCGTCGTGGCCGCCGCCGTCGCCCTGGACACCGCCACCATGAACGTGGTGGAGGAGGCGACGGCCGTCGGCCGGGTCGCCTTCCCGTACGTGCCCGGGCTGCTCGCCTTCCGCGAGATCCCCACCGTGCTCGCCGCCCTGGAACGGCTCCGCGTCACCCCCGGCCTGGTCGTCTGCGACGGCTACGGCCTCGCCCACCCGCGCCGCTTCGGCCTCGCCAGCCACCTGGGCGTCGTGACCGGCCTACCGACGATCGGCGTCGCCAAGAACCCCTTCACCTTCCGCTACGACGCCCCCGGGCCGCACCGCGGCGACACCTCGCCCCTCCTCGACGGCGACGAGGAAGTGGGCCGCGCCCTGCGCACCCAGTCCGGCGTCAAACCGGTCTTCGTCTCCGTCGGCCACCGCACCGGCCTCGACAACGCCACCGCCCACACCCTCGCCCTGGCCCCCGCCTTCCGCCTCCCGGAAACGACGAGAGCGGCGGACAGCCTGTGCCGGCGGGCGCTGAAGGGGCTGGTGGCGGGGTGA